Proteins from a genomic interval of Ramlibacter algicola:
- a CDS encoding PAS domain-containing sensor histidine kinase, which translates to MPSRFHHADSEGVAARLAGLLDSAMDGILSIDEGQVIVLYNRAAEKIFGWTAAEALGQRLEMLLPERHRAGHAGMVARFGTTGVTTRRMGDGTTITGLRKDGSVFPMDASISQLDTGHGKVYTVILRDVSERVRARQELAAFAAEASGVREQEKSRIARELHDELAQSLTALKMDTIWVRDNLRADPTAAAAKLDAMVALLDQSVASTRRIAADLRPLVLDDLGLAAAIEWVAHGFQQRTGVPCELDMDEDLDLPEPYATAVFRIVQESLANVAKHAQASKVQVRVAQEGNRMVLSVQDDGRGFVTGEPRKPQSLGLAGLRERAQLLSGEVRVTSAPGEGTRVEARIPVQEAA; encoded by the coding sequence ATGCCCTCCCGGTTCCACCATGCCGACTCCGAAGGCGTCGCCGCCCGCCTGGCCGGCCTCCTCGATTCCGCCATGGACGGCATCCTGTCCATCGACGAAGGCCAGGTCATCGTCCTGTACAACCGCGCCGCCGAGAAGATCTTCGGCTGGACCGCCGCCGAGGCGCTGGGCCAGCGGCTCGAGATGCTGCTGCCCGAACGCCACCGCGCCGGGCACGCTGGCATGGTGGCGCGCTTCGGGACCACCGGCGTCACCACCCGCCGCATGGGCGACGGCACCACGATCACGGGCTTGCGCAAGGACGGCAGCGTGTTCCCGATGGACGCCTCGATCTCGCAGCTGGACACGGGGCACGGCAAGGTCTACACGGTGATCCTGCGCGACGTGTCCGAGCGCGTGCGGGCGCGCCAGGAACTGGCCGCGTTCGCCGCCGAGGCCAGCGGCGTGCGCGAGCAGGAGAAGAGCCGCATCGCGCGCGAACTGCACGACGAGCTCGCCCAGTCGCTCACTGCGCTGAAGATGGACACCATCTGGGTGCGCGACAACCTGCGCGCGGATCCCACCGCCGCGGCGGCCAAGCTCGATGCGATGGTCGCGTTGCTCGACCAGAGCGTGGCGTCCACGCGCCGCATTGCCGCCGACCTGCGCCCGCTGGTCCTCGACGACCTGGGCCTGGCTGCCGCCATCGAGTGGGTGGCCCACGGCTTCCAGCAGCGCACCGGCGTCCCGTGCGAGCTGGACATGGACGAGGATCTCGATTTGCCGGAGCCGTACGCGACGGCCGTGTTCCGCATCGTGCAGGAATCCCTGGCGAACGTCGCCAAGCATGCGCAGGCCAGCAAGGTGCAGGTGCGCGTCGCGCAAGAGGGCAACCGCATGGTGCTCTCGGTGCAGGACGACGGCCGCGGCTTCGTCACCGGCGAGCCGCGCAAGCCGCAGTCGCTGGGCCTGGCCGGCCTGCGCGAGCGGGCGCAGCTGCTCAGCGGCGAGGTGCGGGTGACCAGCGCGCCGGGCGAGGGCACGCGCGTCGAGGCGCGCATTCCCGTGCAGGAGGCCGCATGA
- a CDS encoding nitrogen fixation protein FixH, which yields MPRPTQSTSLPEPWWRHGLVWLVLSGPIVVVLASIVTFWLAAHGADVLADDARPRAPVQRQAVHERALLPAQQARNHAATPAAEAP from the coding sequence ATGCCCCGCCCGACGCAATCCACCTCCCTCCCCGAGCCCTGGTGGCGCCATGGCCTGGTGTGGCTGGTGCTGTCCGGCCCGATCGTGGTCGTGCTCGCCTCGATCGTCACCTTCTGGCTGGCCGCGCACGGTGCCGACGTGCTGGCCGACGACGCCCGCCCGCGCGCCCCGGTGCAGCGCCAGGCCGTGCACGAGCGAGCACTGCTGCCGGCGCAGCAGGCCCGCAACCACGCGGCCACGCCCGCGGCCGAAGCGCCCTGA
- the ccoG gene encoding cytochrome c oxidase accessory protein CcoG, which produces MQHQKVIPIVPVPAAPEETVSLYEAHKKVYPRSVTGLFARWRWAFVWLTQIVFYGLPWLSWGTENGSRQAVLFDLAARRFYLFGEVLYPQDFIYLTGLLVASALLLFLFTAVAGRLWCGFACPQTVYTEIFLWIERHVEGDRPQRLKLDGSSFSTEKLVKKSFKHLAWMSVAMWTGVTFVGYFTPVRELGMEFLQTRMDSWEVFWVFFYAAATYGNAGFLREQVCKYMCPYARFQSAMFDKDTLIVSYDAARGDPRGTRGRRDDFQARGLGSCIDCGLCVQVCPTGIDIRNGLQYECISCAACVDVCDTVMDKMEYPRGLIRFSTQQALDKGWTGRDIVRRVLRPRILVYATVLAALCMGLAISLALRTPLRVDVVRDRASLARIVAGGKLENVYRLQVMNATEETQRYRIGAEGLPGLAIASDDEVSVGPAESRWVAVRLQLPYGAAPAGSHAIHFTIEGQGGAHVREKSVFIVPR; this is translated from the coding sequence ATGCAGCACCAGAAAGTCATCCCCATCGTCCCCGTGCCGGCCGCGCCCGAGGAGACCGTGTCGCTCTACGAGGCGCACAAGAAGGTCTATCCCCGCAGCGTCACGGGCCTGTTCGCGCGCTGGCGGTGGGCGTTCGTGTGGCTGACGCAGATCGTGTTCTACGGGCTGCCGTGGCTGTCGTGGGGCACGGAGAACGGCAGCCGGCAGGCGGTGCTGTTCGACCTGGCGGCACGGCGCTTCTACCTGTTCGGGGAGGTGCTGTATCCGCAGGACTTCATCTACCTCACGGGCCTGCTGGTCGCCAGCGCGCTGCTGCTGTTCCTGTTCACCGCGGTGGCGGGGCGGCTGTGGTGCGGCTTCGCGTGCCCGCAGACGGTCTACACGGAGATCTTCCTGTGGATCGAGCGGCACGTCGAAGGCGACCGCCCGCAGCGGCTGAAGCTGGACGGCAGCAGCTTCAGCACCGAGAAGCTGGTGAAGAAGTCGTTCAAGCACCTCGCGTGGATGAGCGTGGCGATGTGGACCGGCGTCACGTTCGTGGGCTACTTCACGCCGGTGCGCGAACTGGGGATGGAGTTCCTGCAGACGCGCATGGACTCGTGGGAAGTGTTCTGGGTGTTCTTCTACGCCGCGGCCACCTACGGCAACGCCGGCTTCCTGCGCGAGCAGGTGTGCAAGTACATGTGCCCGTATGCGCGCTTCCAGAGCGCGATGTTCGACAAGGACACGCTGATCGTCAGCTACGACGCCGCGCGCGGCGACCCGCGCGGCACCCGCGGCCGCCGCGACGACTTCCAGGCCAGGGGGCTGGGCTCGTGCATCGACTGCGGGCTGTGCGTGCAGGTGTGCCCGACCGGCATCGACATCCGCAACGGCCTGCAGTACGAGTGCATCAGCTGCGCCGCCTGCGTCGACGTGTGCGACACGGTGATGGACAAGATGGAGTACCCGCGCGGGCTGATCCGCTTCAGCACGCAGCAGGCGCTGGACAAGGGCTGGACCGGCCGCGACATCGTGCGCCGCGTGCTGCGCCCGCGCATCCTGGTCTACGCGACCGTCCTCGCCGCGCTCTGCATGGGCCTGGCGATCAGCCTGGCGCTGCGCACGCCGCTGAGGGTGGACGTGGTGCGCGACCGCGCCTCGCTGGCGCGCATCGTGGCCGGCGGCAAGCTGGAGAACGTCTACCGGCTGCAGGTGATGAACGCGACCGAGGAGACGCAGCGCTACCGCATCGGCGCGGAAGGCCTGCCGGGCCTGGCGATCGCCTCGGACGACGAGGTGAGCGTCGGCCCGGCCGAGTCGCGCTGGGTCGCCGTGCGCCTGCAACTCCCGTACGGGGCCGCGCCCGCGGGTTCGCACGCCATCCATTTCACGATCGAGGGGCAGGGCGGGGCGCACGTGCGCGAGAAATCCGTCTTCATCGTCCCGCGCTGA
- the ccoP gene encoding cytochrome-c oxidase, cbb3-type subunit III produces the protein MSDFTANFWSVYVAGITLAGIVACLLLLWITARKKIVSAADNTTGHVWDEDLTEMNNPMPRWWMWLFVITAVFSLLYLAFYPGLGTYQGSLGWSSRGAYDAEVEEANRQLAPLYAQFTARKVEEVAGDAAAMAIGERLFMNNCAQCHGSDARGSKGFPNLADADWLHGGTPDKIVETINAGRQGAMPPMAAAVGSADDVKNVANYVLSLSGAPHDSLRAQLGKSKFTACAACHGMDGKGNPAMGAPNLTDDVWLHGYGEQAIIAMVNNGKTNVMPAQHGKLTDAQIHVLASYVWGLSNKPVVVKP, from the coding sequence ATGAGCGACTTCACCGCGAATTTCTGGTCGGTCTACGTGGCCGGCATCACCCTGGCGGGCATCGTCGCCTGCCTGCTGCTGCTGTGGATCACGGCGCGCAAGAAGATCGTCTCGGCGGCCGACAACACCACCGGCCACGTCTGGGACGAGGACCTGACCGAGATGAACAACCCGATGCCGCGCTGGTGGATGTGGCTGTTCGTCATCACCGCCGTCTTCTCGCTGCTGTACCTGGCGTTCTATCCGGGCCTGGGGACCTACCAGGGCAGCCTCGGGTGGTCGTCGCGCGGCGCCTACGACGCCGAGGTCGAGGAAGCCAACCGCCAGCTCGCGCCGCTGTACGCGCAGTTCACGGCGCGCAAGGTGGAGGAAGTCGCCGGCGACGCGGCCGCGATGGCCATCGGCGAGCGGCTGTTCATGAACAACTGCGCGCAGTGCCACGGTTCCGACGCGCGCGGCAGCAAGGGCTTCCCGAACCTCGCCGATGCCGACTGGCTGCACGGCGGCACGCCCGACAAGATCGTCGAGACCATCAACGCCGGCCGCCAGGGCGCCATGCCCCCGATGGCCGCGGCCGTGGGTTCCGCCGACGACGTCAAGAACGTCGCCAACTACGTGCTGTCGCTGTCCGGTGCGCCGCACGACTCGCTGCGCGCCCAGCTGGGCAAGAGCAAGTTCACAGCCTGTGCCGCCTGCCATGGCATGGACGGCAAGGGCAACCCCGCGATGGGCGCGCCCAACCTCACGGACGACGTCTGGCTGCACGGCTATGGCGAGCAGGCCATCATCGCCATGGTCAACAACGGCAAGACCAACGTCATGCCCGCCCAGCACGGCAAGCTGACCGACGCGCAGATCCACGTGCTGGCGTCGTATGTGTGGGGGCTGTCGAACAAGCCGGTGGTGGTGAAACCCTGA
- a CDS encoding cbb3-type cytochrome oxidase subunit 3 encodes MDVNTLRILATLACFATFIAILAWAYARSNRARFEEDARIPLLDD; translated from the coding sequence ATGGACGTCAACACCCTGCGCATCCTGGCCACGCTGGCCTGCTTCGCCACCTTCATCGCCATCCTGGCCTGGGCGTATGCCCGGTCCAACCGCGCCCGCTTCGAGGAAGACGCGCGCATCCCCCTGCTGGACGACTGA
- the ccoO gene encoding cytochrome-c oxidase, cbb3-type subunit II: MSTSNTPTGFTHERVETSNFLMIVLILLVVAVGGLVEIVPLFFQKSTTQAIQGVEPPTALQVVGRDIYVREGCYNCHSQMIRPLRAETLRYGHYSVAGESVYDHPFQWGSKRTGPDLARVGGKYSDEWHRIHLNNPRDVVPESNMPAYTWLEKTPADHASAATHMKALRAVGVPFTDEQVAKAAAEVKGKSEMDALVAYLQSLGLALK; the protein is encoded by the coding sequence ATGAGCACTTCCAACACCCCCACCGGTTTCACCCACGAGCGGGTCGAGACCAGCAACTTCCTGATGATCGTGCTGATCCTGCTGGTCGTCGCCGTCGGCGGCCTGGTGGAGATCGTCCCGTTGTTCTTCCAGAAGTCGACCACGCAGGCGATCCAGGGCGTCGAGCCGCCCACCGCGCTGCAGGTGGTCGGCCGCGACATCTACGTGCGCGAGGGTTGCTACAACTGCCACTCGCAGATGATCCGGCCGCTGCGCGCCGAGACGCTGCGCTACGGCCACTACTCGGTGGCCGGGGAATCGGTTTACGACCACCCGTTCCAGTGGGGCAGCAAGCGCACGGGCCCCGACCTGGCGCGCGTGGGCGGCAAGTACTCGGACGAGTGGCACCGCATCCACCTGAACAACCCGCGCGACGTGGTGCCCGAGTCGAACATGCCGGCCTACACCTGGCTGGAGAAGACGCCCGCGGACCACGCCAGCGCCGCCACGCACATGAAGGCGCTGCGCGCCGTCGGCGTGCCGTTCACCGACGAGCAGGTCGCCAAGGCGGCGGCCGAGGTCAAGGGCAAGAGCGAGATGGACGCGCTGGTCGCGTACCTGCAGTCGCTCGGCCTGGCGCTGAAGTGA
- the ccoN gene encoding cytochrome-c oxidase, cbb3-type subunit I — translation MDDNKQAAAVAYTDTVVRQFSLMAVVWGVVGMAVGVFIAAQLAWPELNFGIPWLSYGRLRPLHTNAVIFAFGGCALFASSYWCVQRTSHVPLFLPKLASFTFWAWQVVIVAAAISLPLGYTQGKEYAELEWPIDIVIAAVWISYAIVFFGTIGKRKVRHIYVANWFYGSFIIAIAVLHLVNSAAIPAGWMKSYSAYAGVQDAMVQWWYGHNAVGFYLTAAFLGMMYYFIPKQAERPVYSYRLSIVHFWALIFTYMWAGPHHLHFTALPDWTQSVGMLFSLILLAPSWGGMINGMMTLSGAWHKLRDDPVLRFMIVALSFYGMATFEGPLMSIKTVNALSHYTDWTVGHVHAGALGWVGLITMGTLYYLIPRLFGQKKMYSVPAIELHFWISTVGIVLYIAAMWIAGVMQGLMWRAVNTDGTLTYTFVESVKATYPFYVIRVTGGLLYLAGMLVMAWNTWMTVAGGRAVRVPVPMPQAA, via the coding sequence ATGGACGACAACAAGCAAGCAGCGGCGGTGGCGTACACCGACACGGTGGTGCGCCAGTTCTCGCTGATGGCGGTGGTCTGGGGCGTGGTGGGCATGGCCGTCGGCGTGTTCATCGCGGCGCAGCTCGCCTGGCCGGAACTCAATTTCGGCATTCCCTGGCTCAGCTACGGGCGCCTGCGCCCGCTGCACACCAACGCGGTGATCTTCGCGTTCGGCGGCTGCGCGCTGTTCGCCAGCAGCTACTGGTGCGTGCAGCGCACGTCGCACGTGCCGCTGTTCCTGCCCAAGCTGGCGTCGTTCACGTTCTGGGCCTGGCAGGTGGTGATCGTGGCCGCCGCCATCAGCCTGCCGCTGGGCTACACGCAGGGCAAGGAGTACGCGGAACTCGAGTGGCCGATCGACATCGTGATCGCGGCCGTGTGGATCTCGTACGCGATCGTCTTCTTCGGCACCATCGGCAAGCGCAAGGTGCGCCACATCTACGTGGCCAACTGGTTCTACGGCTCGTTCATCATCGCCATCGCGGTGCTGCACCTGGTGAACAGCGCCGCGATCCCGGCCGGCTGGATGAAGTCGTACAGCGCGTACGCCGGCGTGCAGGACGCGATGGTGCAGTGGTGGTACGGCCATAACGCCGTGGGCTTCTACCTCACCGCCGCCTTCCTCGGGATGATGTATTACTTCATCCCGAAGCAGGCCGAGCGCCCGGTCTACAGCTACCGGCTGTCCATCGTCCACTTCTGGGCGCTGATCTTCACGTACATGTGGGCCGGCCCGCACCACCTGCACTTCACCGCGCTGCCGGACTGGACCCAGTCGGTGGGCATGCTGTTCTCGCTGATCCTGCTGGCGCCCAGCTGGGGCGGGATGATCAACGGGATGATGACGCTGTCGGGCGCGTGGCACAAACTGCGCGACGACCCGGTGCTGCGCTTCATGATCGTCGCGCTGTCCTTCTACGGCATGGCGACCTTCGAAGGCCCGCTGATGTCGATCAAGACCGTGAACGCGCTGTCGCACTACACGGACTGGACGGTCGGCCACGTGCACGCCGGCGCGCTGGGCTGGGTCGGCCTGATCACGATGGGCACGCTGTACTACCTGATCCCGCGCCTGTTCGGCCAGAAGAAGATGTACTCGGTCCCGGCCATCGAGCTGCACTTCTGGATCTCCACCGTCGGCATCGTGCTGTACATCGCCGCGATGTGGATCGCCGGCGTGATGCAGGGCCTGATGTGGCGCGCGGTGAACACCGACGGCACGCTGACCTACACCTTCGTCGAATCGGTCAAGGCGACCTATCCCTTCTACGTGATCCGCGTCACCGGCGGCCTGCTGTACCTGGCCGGGATGCTCGTGATGGCATGGAACACGTGGATGACGGTGGCGGGCGGCCGCGCGGTGCGCGTTCCCGTGCCGATGCCCCAGGCGGCCTGA
- the ccoS gene encoding cbb3-type cytochrome oxidase assembly protein CcoS, whose product MDILFLLIPLSVGLGLLILGALAWAVWRGQFESLEAEGERILRDES is encoded by the coding sequence ATGGACATCCTCTTCCTCCTCATCCCCCTGTCCGTCGGCCTGGGCCTGCTGATCCTCGGCGCGCTGGCGTGGGCGGTGTGGCGGGGTCAGTTCGAGTCGCTCGAGGCCGAAGGCGAACGGATCCTGCGCGACGAGAGCTGA
- a CDS encoding heavy metal translocating P-type ATPase, whose product MVASTVPLPLPAADLRAAPEPADWEAFSRPLAGREGWWESYIAIDGMHCAACTLTTEQAIGAVPGVESVQVNGGSATARVVWTPNRCAPQAWFDALARAGYSGLPAGDELAAVPRRQAQRRLLWRWLVAGFCMMQVMMYATPAYIAAPGEITPDVQALLRWASWMLTVPVLAFSCWPFFASALRDLRHGRIGMDVPVALGILIAFGASSLATIDPTGPLGRDVWYDSVAMFVFFLLSGRLLEQRLRDRTAGALDALMRRVPPTAERRRADDGSWERVAVRRLRVGDVVRTLPGEAFAADGTVLEGSSRVDEALLTGESQPVARATGDAVIAGSHNLAAPLVLRVDRVGGDTRFAGIVALMERAAVDKPALARAADRIAGPFLLGVLVAAAAAAAAWWSTDPAHAIDIAVAVLIVTCPCALSLATPAATLAAAGALARRGILVRQLDAFEAAARIDTAVFDKTGTLTSDRLAVTGIRSRAGVTGDEALQVAAALGAQSLHPVSQALVRAAAGSVETATQVHEVAGQGVEGVVAGRGVVRLGSAGWCGVADDADGTQVHLADAPGWLATFTLDEPLRDDALAAVSDLQERGVDVHLLSGDRPAAVQRLAARVAIVDARGAQSPEDKLAQVADLQQQGHRVAMAGDGLNDGPVLARADVAFAMGQGAPLAQTRSDFIVLGGQLAAIPAVLALARRTRRVVRQNLAWAAAYNAICVPLALAGWMPPWLAGLGMALSSLAVVANAARLARA is encoded by the coding sequence ATGGTTGCTTCGACCGTCCCCCTGCCGCTGCCCGCTGCTGACCTTCGGGCGGCGCCCGAGCCCGCGGACTGGGAGGCGTTCAGCCGCCCGCTGGCCGGCCGCGAGGGCTGGTGGGAGTCGTACATCGCCATCGACGGCATGCACTGCGCGGCCTGCACGCTCACCACCGAGCAGGCGATCGGCGCCGTCCCCGGCGTGGAATCGGTGCAGGTCAACGGCGGCAGTGCCACGGCGCGGGTGGTCTGGACACCGAACCGCTGCGCGCCGCAGGCCTGGTTCGACGCGCTGGCGCGCGCCGGCTACAGCGGCTTGCCCGCGGGGGACGAACTGGCGGCCGTGCCGCGCCGCCAGGCGCAGCGCCGGCTGCTGTGGCGCTGGCTGGTGGCGGGCTTCTGCATGATGCAGGTGATGATGTACGCGACGCCTGCGTACATCGCCGCGCCGGGCGAGATCACGCCGGACGTGCAGGCGCTGCTGCGCTGGGCGTCGTGGATGCTGACCGTGCCGGTGCTGGCGTTCTCCTGCTGGCCGTTCTTCGCGTCGGCGCTGCGCGACCTGCGCCACGGCCGCATCGGCATGGACGTGCCGGTGGCGCTGGGCATCCTGATCGCGTTCGGCGCCAGCAGCCTCGCGACCATCGATCCGACGGGGCCGCTGGGGCGCGACGTCTGGTACGACTCGGTGGCGATGTTCGTGTTCTTCCTGCTGTCCGGCCGCCTGCTCGAACAGCGGCTGCGCGACCGCACGGCCGGCGCCCTGGATGCGCTGATGCGGCGCGTGCCGCCGACCGCCGAGCGGCGCCGTGCGGACGACGGCAGCTGGGAACGCGTCGCGGTCCGCCGGCTGCGCGTCGGCGATGTCGTCCGCACGCTGCCCGGCGAGGCTTTCGCCGCCGATGGCACGGTGCTCGAAGGCAGCAGCCGCGTCGACGAGGCCCTGCTCACGGGCGAATCGCAGCCGGTGGCGCGCGCCACGGGCGACGCGGTGATCGCCGGTAGCCACAACCTGGCGGCGCCGCTCGTGCTGCGCGTGGACCGCGTCGGCGGGGACACGCGCTTCGCGGGCATCGTCGCGCTGATGGAGCGCGCCGCCGTCGACAAGCCGGCGCTGGCGCGCGCCGCGGACCGCATCGCGGGGCCGTTCCTCCTGGGGGTGCTGGTGGCCGCCGCCGCGGCGGCCGCGGCGTGGTGGAGCACCGATCCCGCGCACGCGATCGACATCGCCGTCGCCGTGCTGATCGTGACGTGCCCCTGCGCGCTGTCGCTCGCCACGCCGGCCGCGACGCTTGCGGCCGCAGGCGCGCTGGCGCGGCGCGGCATCCTCGTGCGCCAGCTGGACGCGTTCGAGGCCGCGGCCCGCATCGACACGGCGGTGTTCGACAAGACCGGCACGCTCACCAGCGACCGGCTGGCGGTCACCGGCATCCGCTCGCGGGCCGGCGTCACGGGCGACGAGGCACTGCAGGTCGCGGCGGCGCTGGGCGCGCAGTCGCTGCATCCGGTGTCGCAGGCGCTGGTGCGCGCCGCGGCCGGCAGCGTCGAGACCGCCACGCAGGTGCATGAAGTGGCGGGCCAGGGCGTCGAAGGCGTTGTCGCCGGCCGCGGTGTCGTGCGGCTCGGCTCCGCCGGCTGGTGCGGCGTGGCCGACGACGCGGACGGCACGCAAGTCCACCTGGCCGACGCCCCCGGCTGGCTGGCGACGTTCACGCTGGACGAGCCGCTGCGCGACGACGCGCTCGCTGCCGTCAGCGACCTTCAGGAGCGCGGGGTGGACGTGCACCTGCTGTCCGGCGACCGACCCGCAGCCGTCCAGCGCCTGGCCGCACGCGTCGCCATCGTCGACGCGCGTGGTGCCCAGTCGCCCGAAGACAAGCTCGCGCAGGTCGCCGACCTGCAGCAGCAAGGCCACCGCGTCGCCATGGCCGGCGACGGCCTGAACGATGGCCCCGTGCTCGCGCGCGCCGACGTGGCATTCGCGATGGGGCAGGGCGCGCCGCTGGCGCAGACGCGGTCCGACTTCATCGTGCTGGGCGGACAGCTCGCCGCCATCCCGGCCGTGCTGGCGCTCGCGCGCCGCACCCGCCGCGTCGTGCGGCAGAACCTGGCCTGGGCCGCCGCCTACAACGCCATCTGCGTGCCGCTCGCGCTCGCCGGCTGGATGCCGCCCTGGCTCGCGGGCCTGGGCATGGCGCTCAGCTCGCTCGCCGTCGTCGCCAATGCCGCGCGCCTGGCGCGAGCCTGA
- a CDS encoding universal stress protein, with protein MYSRLLVTTDGSDLSAKALQAAIDLATAMRAELVVLHVVPLYPTSYFEGAIAYEHGEIARIERQWGEQGQALVDQAAAQADAAGVKARGVILRSDLVADSVIAAATKYECDLVVMASHGRRGIGRVLLGSETLHVLTHSTVPVLVLR; from the coding sequence ATGTACTCACGCCTCCTCGTCACCACCGACGGCTCGGACCTCTCGGCCAAGGCCCTGCAGGCCGCAATCGACCTCGCGACGGCGATGCGTGCCGAGCTGGTCGTCCTGCACGTCGTGCCGCTCTACCCCACCAGCTACTTCGAAGGCGCGATCGCGTACGAGCACGGCGAGATCGCCCGCATCGAGCGGCAGTGGGGCGAGCAGGGCCAGGCGCTGGTCGACCAGGCCGCGGCGCAGGCCGACGCGGCCGGCGTGAAGGCGCGCGGCGTCATCCTGCGGTCCGACCTGGTTGCCGACAGCGTCATCGCGGCGGCGACCAAGTACGAGTGCGACCTGGTCGTGATGGCCTCGCACGGCCGCCGCGGCATCGGCCGCGTGCTGCTGGGCAGCGAGACGCTGCACGTGCTGACGCACTCCACCGTCCCCGTGCTGGTGTTGAGGTAA